The genomic interval GGGGTGCTAAAGAAATTCTCCACGGATTTGTGGGTTGTTTCACTCCACCAAAGTTTACGCTTTCCGGCCTTATTCACGGGATCGGTTTAAGAGAGAaataaaatggaacaaaaactcaGCCCTTTCAATGAACCTTTTTagtgaattgaaattgaatgcctCTTTCAATGTAGAGTTATTTTCTAAATGATTCCAACTGATGTTGCAATCGTTGTTGACAAAATTCATAGAACTCAATTTCTCGGGTGAAATTTTGCCGCACCAAATCCATAACCTGATCTGACACGGGCAACTTGTAAGCATTTTTCATCTGCTTCCTCTTGATTTCCCGATTGGAATTGTATAACTTTTTGGCTCCACTAAAGACCATGGGCAATTCATGTTCCAACACTGTCAAAGTGTCGTTCATCCGTTCCACAACTCCCACCACACTGTAGAACTGATCCACGTTAGCTTTGGCGCGTTCCAGAGCATCTTTGGAGTTGAATTCCGTGCACATCCAATCATGGCCGCAAAATGCCATGATCTGGCTCCGATGATCATCGTATTTCATGATATTGGATCCTTCCTCATACGAACATTCAGGGTCAccttgaaaaaagtcattaaaaAACATTGAGTGGTGGGTTTCATATGCACTACTTTCCCATTTTATcatgtctctctctctctctctgacaAAGATTCATGCTGATTGCCCTTCTCCTAATCTTGATATTGGAGTAATTCTTACCTGAAAGAACACACGAGTCATAGTCTTTCCGGAGGAAGTCTGGATCTGGTAATGGATCATTCGGGAAAGCCAATTTTCGCTCCACTATATTCCAGGCCGCCCTTCGATAATAGAAAAATGATATCACTCTCTCCACGGGATCCCGGACCATGTTGATGTAAATAGGATTCCATAATGCCCCATAGTCCATCATGTTAAAGAAGTTGTAATGGCGAATCCATGCACCCGCTTCGCTCTTGCGGTCAATTTCTTCTACAAAGCCCGAAACCGATCGAGGATCTTCCAGAAGATTTTCCACTTGCTTTATAATAATGTGAGGTTTAATctggttcttcttttcaagttgTACCAAAAGCTCAGCGATGCTTTGGCTGCCTGTTTTGGCAATTCGATTGAATATCAAGGTCTTCCCACTTCGCACAACAACTTTGCCCAATTCGGGCAAAGCTTTAATCACAACAGGAAGACGTATCTTCTTGGGAGaggtttttgattttttcacgGGCTCAGCCGTGGTCGTGTCGAGAACCTGAACACATCTGTAATCAGTAGATCTCGAAAATTTGACCTCTTTCGCATCCAATAGAAGAGAACTGTTGGCCAAAGTGCCCATATAGAATCGGTTATTTTTGGATAACCAAACCGTGGGATAGGGAACAACCTCTCCTTGTTCAAACCATATGAATATTCTTCCTTGTTGTCCTGGGTCTTCCGGAAATATCCAAGCGGGACCATGCGCTAATCCTCGTTTGTAAATGCcgacaaaattcaattttttgtttcgATCTTGTTGCGTAACTTTTCCGTCAAAGAGACCATCCACGAGTTGTCCTTCCATTCCGTGAAGATCGTTTTCGAATTCAATTTTCCCTTTCCCCTTGAGAATTCCATCTTTTGAAAAGCTCCCGGAAAAACTGTGGATTCCagttttcaagttcaaacaaCATTCGTTAATCCCTTGTCTAGATTCAGGAAGAAAGAAGCAACTGTTGATCGAGTATTTCATGAGTCATCGGTTGCAAAAATGAAGATCCAAACTTGATTGAGAAAGgacaaaatcaaatattgcaTTTGATTTGCGAAAAgggattttgatttgattaaatTCAGAGTAACCTTAAATCAATCAAGAAAGCTGGCACAATCCAAATCAGGGAATTATGTGTGCAAATATACGGATTTTTATTGTTGTAGTAAGCGTTACAATGTATCATTACAATGACCCAAAATAAGATATGACCGATGTGCGTGTTAGAACGGTACGTGTAATCTTTTAAGATCATTTATTTCTTCagccttttggcctttgctacaatgagaaaacaaacaaattctTTGACATCTACGTAAACCTTGAATGCTCTCCTTACTTTAGACTAAACTAGAGCTGAGAATTGGATTCAAATAGAAATTGAATCTTGCTTAGTAGCAAGGGCCAATCctgacaaaaaaggaaaagtggCTATAGTCTGAAAAAAAACTATGCCTACTCAAAGGGAAAGCTTGAGAGATCGAAAGTGGAAACTGGACTTTGAAAGTATACGTTGAAGTTACCTTAATAGAGATGATCTTAATTTCTTACCCAATAACATTATTGTCATCTTGAATTTTGGCTCCACTTCGCCACTTCAGATGTCCAGGTCCTTTGGGGAGTCCTTTTTGGTCGAGCTTTCCCGTCCAATATGTTTGCGAATTGGCACAGTTGTCCGCCTTCTCCAAAAACGAAAATGATGGCAAATCCAcgtttgattcattttcatccacgGGATTGTTGTTGCAGAAAGTCACAACTTGTCTCTGTTGATTTTTCAACCAATCGACGAGATCGTCTAACTCAAAAGAGTCGAAATCATTCTCTCCTGAATCAGCCGTTCAAAAAACATTACCTAAGTCCTTGTATGATACATATGAAATAGAAGGCCTCGTATCACCTTACCAATATTCAGTTTCGAGCACAGGTTTCCCTCTCCATGAAtcattggacaaaaacaacaactataAAGAAGATACATAAAAGGAACCTCTTTTCGGAATGACACTTGCATCTTGGAATTGACCCTCTGTCGTACATTGTTCGACTGAGGCAAATCGTGTGTCTTCGAGGGCAGGTAAAGCCGACCAAAACAGTGTTACAATGCAACTTTTAAATTTCGTCTCAATATCATGCACCGGCAATCAAATGGTACTCTGAAATTTGTCTCTCCACTTTTACTTCCGGAGACGAGGTATGATATGCTTTGCGAAACAATCTACTGTACTCTTGAGTGCGTTTCTGAGATATACGTATGGATCATGCTAGGAGGTACAACTTGTACACAACCAATTCCTCATAGATCAGAGTCAACCTCAAAGCACAATGCTCGCCGACCGTCCGTTTACCTTAGTGACTTTGGTGATTTTGCTCGGCTTGACAACTTAAATTAATAAAACGCAGCAGACCTTTAACGGCTGCAACGGGCGACACTTTTATTGAACCAAAAAAGGCTGAAACTTAGACCGTTTAATGTGAAAAGAACCGAGCCATATGTGTAATCGTCATACCTCAGTGGTTTTGTTGCCTTTGTCTATTGCATCCATACCTAGTAACTTTACCTAGCAAGATATTTCTTAGCGTTTTTactcaattacttttttagaTTATGCGGCAACACGGGGATGTTGTCAAAGCTAGGACAAGCGAGGTAAAACACTTATTAAGGACAGGGAAATAAACGAGAggacaaaaaacaaaacattctCGATCTCGTTTTATGAGTAACTTATGTTACGAGTAATGGCTAGATTTGATTAAGGCTAAGCTAAAACggattcaaaatgaaatgataatttttGCCCTAAAAATGAAGTGTCAATATACGAGATgacaaaatgagcaaaacaCTATTTTCGCCAATGCTTGCCCTTGTTACTGTTCCGTGCGCATAATGATAAAATTTTGAACGAACAATGTGATTTCATAATTGGCATGGACAATTATTTCAAAGGATCTTGGCTCGAACTATAGTCAGGGCCGTATAACCCAAACATTTTCCTCGCTACTTTGGTGTCTTTACGAATTTGTTATAACAATctaatttctttacatttgTGCCTTAtcttaaaaaataaatatttaatgtataacataaaaaaaatccgcTATCTAGTGATTATGTTCCCAAAAAGCCTTTAACAAACCACTTCAATTTGTTCGAAACTCCATCCATTTTATATTCGtatttgaatgtatttttaagtacaagtacttttttttACACGGTGTGCATAGTCTTCCCTTTCAACTTGGAATTCAAAAGTTCCAACGCAATACTCTACTCCAGTACTCTCTATCCTGTATATATACGTATGCATGGAAGAAACCATCCTGATGAGACCACTTCTAAGGTGATCTGGTTGATGGTTTGCCTCTTTTTGAATGTATGTGAAGAGGGAGCTACATACTAGGTTGGTTGACCAAGAAACGTCCAGTAATGGTTGAGCCTATGCATGTTTTCCGAGTGTGTGAGTATAAGGTACAGAGTCGTAGCAGCAAGAGGACCAACGGGACCAGAGAATCTATGCAAGAAAAGTGGCGCGCGGG from Tigriopus californicus strain San Diego chromosome 5, Tcal_SD_v2.1, whole genome shotgun sequence carries:
- the LOC131880902 gene encoding uncharacterized protein LOC131880902 translates to MQVSFRKEVPFMYLLYSCCFCPMIHGEGNLCSKLNIGENDFDSFELDDLVDWLKNQQRQVVTFCNNNPVDENESNVDLPSFSFLEKADNCANSQTYWTGKLDQKGLPKGPGHLKWRSGAKIQDDNNVIGQGINECCLNLKTGIHSFSGSFSKDGILKGKGKIEFENDLHGMEGQLVDGLFDGKVTQQDRNKKLNFVGIYKRGLAHGPAWIFPEDPGQQGRIFIWFEQGEVVPYPTVWLSKNNRFYMGTLANSSLLLDAKEVKFSRSTDYRCVQVLDTTTAEPVKKSKTSPKKIRLPVVIKALPELGKVVVRSGKTLIFNRIAKTGSQSIAELLVQLEKKNQIKPHIIIKQVENLLEDPRSVSGFVEEIDRKSEAGAWIRHYNFFNMMDYGALWNPIYINMVRDPVERVISFFYYRRAAWNIVERKLAFPNDPLPDPDFLRKDYDSCVLSGDPECSYEEGSNIMKYDDHRSQIMAFCGHDWMCTEFNSKDALERAKANVDQFYSVVGVVERMNDTLTVLEHELPMVFSGAKKLYNSNREIKRKQMKNAYKLPVSDQVMDLVRQNFTREIEFYEFCQQRLQHQLESFRK